The sequence below is a genomic window from Nitrospirota bacterium.
GCCCTTGAAACAATCTTCGCCGAATACTCATCCCGCGGATGGGACCTTGGCAGTTCAGGTTCTGCTCTGAGAACTCCAAACTGTTGCGTAGGCCCGGGCCGTTGCGAATGGACGAACTATGACACCCTCGACCTTAACTATGCCTTGACCCAGGAATTTCAGGACGAGATTCACAGACCCATGTTCTCTTACAAGTTCAAGATAAAGATGTCGGGCTGCGCATGCGATTGCGTCGCATCCATTGCCCGCGCTGACATGTCCATCATCGGAACCTGGAAGGGCCACATCGAGATCAATCAGGACGAAGTTAAAAACTATGCGAAAAATGGCATGGATATTAAGGCCGAAATTGTTGACATGTGCCCGACACAGTGCATCAGTTACGAGGGCGAGGAGTTCAAGATCAATAACGCTGAGTGTTCCCGTTGCATGCACTGTATTACAAGGATGACTAAGGCCCTCAAGCCTGCCGGCGAACGGGGAGCAACCATCTGTATCGGTTCCAAAGCCCCGATCGTTGTAGGTTCTCTGCTTTCATGGGTCATTGTTCCCTTCATCAAAGTCGAGCCTCCTTACACTGAGCTCAAGGATCTTATCAGGAAGATCTGGGAATGGTGGGATGACAATGCAAAGCCGAGAGAGAGAATTGGCGAAGTCATCGAAATGAAGGGCATGAGATCATTCCTCGAAGGCATCGGCCAGAGTCCGATACCTCAGCAGATCAAGGAGCCGAGGAAAGATCCCTTCATGTTCTACACGGAGGATGATATGGCTGCTTTCAAGGCCAAGGAAGCAGAAGAGAAGAAGACCGGCAAATACAAATTCTAATTCACATTACAGATTAATTAAGGAGGATATAAGAAATGGCATTACCACAGAGAAAAACAGACATCGGACCGCCTCATTATAAGCAGTTCTTGCCGCCTGTAATACAGAAGAATTACGGCAAATGGAAATATCATGAAGTGCTTTCTCATGGTGTGATGGTCCACGTTGGAGAGAGCGGGGATAAGCTCTGGACCGTAAGAGTTGCCTCCCCGAGGCTTCTTTCCACCGCAACGATCCGCGAGCATTGCGATGTTGCAGAAAAATTCTGCGGCGGATTTTTTCGTTACACAACAAGGAATAATGTCGAATTTCTCGTTTCTGACGAGAAGCAGCTTGAGCCGCTCAAGAAAGATCTTACTGCGCGCGGCTTCAAGATGGGCGGCATCGGTGCAGCTATCACAAACGTAGTCCATACCCAGGGCTGGGTACATTGCCACAGCGCCTGTACCGACGCCTCGGGACTGGTTAAGTCCATGATGGACGAGCTTATGGAATACTTCGAGTCCAAGACACTGCCGAACAAGGTCAGGCTCGCAGTCGCCTGCTGCGTTAATATGTGCGGAGCAGTTCACTGCTCTGATATCGCAGTTGTTGCCGTTCACACTAAGGTTCCGCATGTTAAGCATGAGCTTTTCAAGAACATGTGTGAGCTTCCGACCGTTATTGGGTCCTGTCCTACACGTGCTATCAGCCCTGATCCGGCGAACAAGAGCGTAAAGATCAATGCTGAGAAGTGCATGTACTGCGGCAACTGCTTCACGGTCTGCCCTCCGATCAGCATCAAGGATCCGGAGCGCGACGGGGTTGCCATACTGGTAGGCGGAAAGATCAACAGCCTAAGGTCTAACCCGAAGTTCTCGAAGCTTGTTATTCCGTATATCTCTAACGAGCCGCCACGCTGGCCCAAGGCAGTCGCTGCGATCAAACATATTGTAGAGGTCTATGCAGCGAACGCTCGGAAGCATGAGAGGGTTGGTGAGTGGATCGAAAGAATCGGATGGGAGAGGTTCTTCTCCCTGACCGGAATCGACTTTACCTTCCAGTGCATCGATGACTTCACGTTCATGCGTGATACGATGAGGACATCCTCCACCTTCAAGTGGTAGTATAAACAATTGGGGAAGGCAGTCCCGGAAATCGGGACTGCCCCGCGATTTAATCTAAATTTGACACGGGGGTAAAGAGAAATGGAAATGGCAGAACTTCAGGACAAGATTTTCGCCTTCTGTGAGGCTGCAAAGGGCAAGAAGAAGCTTAAAGAAAAAGATATCCTTATCGGCGTAAGCGCTGAATTGAGTCTTGAGAAGGATGACGTCAAAAAAGCCCTTCGCGAGATGATCAATGTCGGCAGGCTCATGTATTCCTACGGCGGCGGTGCAAGCTCAGTCGAAATCCCAAGTGAAGAGTACCTCAGGGAAAAAGGAATGATTCCGTAAATCTGACTTAATCATGCATTTTGCCAAGAGGGACGTGTAGTCCCTCTTTTTTTTATCTGCCTTAACCTTTACGTTCGTTGTTCTTATTCTCTGTTCCAGACGTTAAGCTGCTCTGTTATGAAATTGATGACCTTCAGGTGTTCATCTGTCCCACGATTCTGAATCGTTAACCGCTCGCCAAAAGCAACGTGTATTTTCTTGCTGATATCAATTGGGCCAAAATTCTTGATCCTTTTTCCGATGCCCCAGGCGTCAGTCTTGAGCGCAATCGGTATTACCGGGACATTGGCCTTCAGAGCCAGCTTGATGCCGAGGGTGTTGAACTCCTCCGGATTGAAGGTGGAGGATCTTGTGCTTTGGGGGAAGACAACTATGGATTGTCCGTTTCGGAGTCGTGTAGTTCCGCCTTCCAGAACTGCCCTGAGATCTTCCCGTGCATTTGTCCTGCCAACCAGGATCGGATCTCTCGATCTCATGATCGGACCAAAAACAGGCATTCTTACGAGGCTCTCTTTTACGACAAACGTTACCGGCTTCAAGGGCTGAATAATCGAAGGGAGCACTAATGTCTCGAGCGTGCTCATATGGTTACTGATAAAGACAGCGGGACCGTTAAAGTTCCTGAGATTCTCTAACCCCGAAATTTCTATAACTGCTCCGATATTCTCAAGAGCATGGATGATCTCAAAACTGCTTTCAGCCCATTTCTCTGCCGTATACAGGCCCTTTCGGGCCTTACGGCTATTTTTCCATATTATCCAGAATGCCTGGAAATAGAATGTTGCCCTGGGGCTCAGAAAAATCCTTGAAAAAATGCTCCGTGGTCTGTCAGGGTCTGTCCTGTAGCTATTTTGTTCTGCAGAAATCACTGTTTCTGCACAGCCCACTTCTGTATTTCTTCAACCATTGCCTCGACCGTTGCTACCTTTGGCATGATATGGACCTTGAGCCCGGTTTTTTCGATCGCTTTGGCCGTAACAGGGCCTATAGCTGCAATGGCAACAGTCCTGAGAAGTTCGTCAGCATCCTCTCCCATTATCTCCCTGAAGTTAGAGAAGGTTGCCGCGCTTGTGAAGGTCGCGACGGTTATCCGTCCCTCCTTCAGAAATCGCTTTAGTCTTTTGCCGTGATAGTCCGGTTTGATCGCCCGGTAGGCTACGGGCACATCGATGCGGCCTCCCAGCTCACGCACCTTCTCAGGAAATACTTCCCGTGCGATCTCGGCTCGCGGGAGCAGAAACCTTATCCCCTGAAGAGGCGTAGCACTTGGCGTATGACACTCCGGGATCTTTTCCCCCTGTTTAATCCCCCGTGCACCCTGCTGTCGTATGAACGCATCAATTAATCCTTCTGCGCGGAACTCATCAGGCACAAGGTTAACCCTGATGCCGAACTGATTAACAGCGGCCTCGGTCTTGGTGCCTATAGCACAGATTCGCAAACCTTTCAGTTCGCGGATGTCAACGCCTTTTTCAAAGAGCCGTGAAAAGAAATATTTTACGCCATTTGCACTGGTGAAGATGAGCCAGTCGTAGGTGTCAACTTGATCGATTGACTTGTCGAGGTCATCCCAGGAAGCAGGCGGAACAATTTCGATTGTCGCGAATTCGAGAACTTCAGCACCCAGTTCCTCAAGTGTTTCAAAGCCTCCCGAGTGTTCCCTGGTGACCAGAATTCGCTGTCCGAACATCGGTTTTGTTTCATACCAGTTCAATTCGGATCTCAGGTTCACAACATTGCCGATGACCGTAACAGCAGGCGGCTTAATATCCTTTTCCTTTACAAGGGCTGCGATATCTCTTAACGTGCTTACAATGGTTTTTTGGTCAGGCCTGGTACCCCACCGTATGACAGCAACCGGTGTCTCTGGAGAACGGCCATGCTCGATCAGTTTCTTTGTCATCTCATCGATATTCTTTACTGCCATTAGAAACACCAATGTGCCGACACCCGTGGCAAGCTTTTCCCAGTTGATTGCCGATTCTTCTTTGGTCGTATCCTCATATCCGGGAATGACAGCAAAGGATGAAGAGTAAAGTCTGTGTGTGAGCGGAATGCCTGCATAAGCCGGTGCAGCAACGGAAGAACTGACCCCCGGAACCACTTCAAACGGAATCCCCGCTTTAACCAGCTCCTGGGCCTCTTCGCCTCCTCGGCCAAAGACAAATGGATCTCCCCCCTTCAGCCGGCACACTATCTTCCCTTCATCTGCCTTTTCGACAATAGCGCGGTTTATCTCATCCTGCGTCATCGTGTGACGCCCTCCGCGTTTTCCTGCATAAATCAGTTCAGCCTTGCGATTGATATAGTTCAGTATCTGCGCATTCAGATGAAAGTCATATATGACAACTTCAGCCTTTTGCAGGCAATGAAGGCCTTTTACCGTGAGGAGTCCGACGTCCCCAGGGCCAGCACCAACGAGAAAGACTATGCCGCTTTTCTTTTGCATGAGGTCCATATTTTAGCACAAGATGAACGTACAAGGCAGTTGATATGTATTATTGGACTATGATTTGTTAATCTGCTAACATTAGAAAAATAGGCTTCTGCAAATTGCCAAGGAGATTGAGCATGATCAGGTGGGGCAAAAAAAATATAACAGTGCCAGAAGAACGGGAAAGAATATTAGCATTGAGGAAGCACGATTACTTAATAGTGCTGTCTCTGGTAACCATTGCCTTACTGCTTGGTGGTTGTGTCTCGGGGCAGTCACAACAGTCTGCACCAGTTCAGCATGTTCTGACTGAATTTGAATCATCGATAATGTGTCGCGGATGCCATGGGAAAATCGTTGAGCAGCATGAAGAATCCATGCATGCAAAATCTTTTTCAAACCCGGTCTTCCAGGCCCAGTATTTCCGTGAACTGCTCCCGAAGTTGCCCAAGCAGCAGGACCTAACAAAAGATGCGGACAAGTGTATCGCATGTCATGATCCTATTGCATTTATAAAAAATAAAGGGCACATTGAGAGTCCGCAGCAAACGGTGCAAAACCTGTCAGGCATTGTTTGTGACTTCTGCCACCGGATCAGTGCATATAAAGGTGAACAGCCCGAGGGCGGGAACTTTATTGCGACGCCGGGAGAAAGCAAATACGGACCTTTTAAGCATGCATCAGACAGGCATCATGCGTATCATGAATTGCAGACCAAAAGTGAATTTTGTGGCATCTGTCACAATGACGTGAACCATGAAGGAGTGGAAATTAAATCGACGTTTACGGAATGGAAAGAAAGTGCCTATGCCAGAAAGAAGATCCACTGCCAGGACTGCCATATGAACCTTCAGGGCTTCCTGACTGACGATAAGCCTGTGTTCGATTCCGGCCAGGCAGCATCCATGACCTTGGGGCACAACTATAAGCGGAATAAACTGTACACGCATAAGTTCCCAGGTGCGCATGCGAAGACGCAGACGGCTGAAGCTCTCATGCTTGAGTTGAGCACTGACAAGTCTGAGGCATCTCCGGGAGAAGAAGTCGCTCTCAATGTTCAGATCTTTAACAAGAAGGTTGGGCATTCTATGCCCTCTGGCAGTGCTGACCTGAGGATGCTCTGGGTAGAACTGGTAGCAAGCGTAGACGGTAAAATGGTTGCTATTCCGGCAACGCCCGGGAATGATGTCTATGATGTCGCCGGAAGAGGAATTCTTGATAAAGAGATCATTGCCGGGGATGTTCCTGAGGGTAGCCGCATGTATCGCTCTATCTATCTTGACAAG
It includes:
- the dsrA gene encoding dissimilatory-type sulfite reductase subunit alpha, whose protein sequence is MKKYDTPLIDELEKGPWPSFVTEMKKAGKNNEMANDAVGHLEKCYQTKVGYWKHGGIVGVLGYGGGVIGRYSELGDEFPGVAHCHTVRINQTSGFFYTSSALREICDIWDKYGSGLTNMHGSTGDLVLLGTKTDALETIFAEYSSRGWDLGSSGSALRTPNCCVGPGRCEWTNYDTLDLNYALTQEFQDEIHRPMFSYKFKIKMSGCACDCVASIARADMSIIGTWKGHIEINQDEVKNYAKNGMDIKAEIVDMCPTQCISYEGEEFKINNAECSRCMHCITRMTKALKPAGERGATICIGSKAPIVVGSLLSWVIVPFIKVEPPYTELKDLIRKIWEWWDDNAKPRERIGEVIEMKGMRSFLEGIGQSPIPQQIKEPRKDPFMFYTEDDMAAFKAKEAEEKKTGKYKF
- the dsrB gene encoding dissimilatory-type sulfite reductase subunit beta produces the protein MALPQRKTDIGPPHYKQFLPPVIQKNYGKWKYHEVLSHGVMVHVGESGDKLWTVRVASPRLLSTATIREHCDVAEKFCGGFFRYTTRNNVEFLVSDEKQLEPLKKDLTARGFKMGGIGAAITNVVHTQGWVHCHSACTDASGLVKSMMDELMEYFESKTLPNKVRLAVACCVNMCGAVHCSDIAVVAVHTKVPHVKHELFKNMCELPTVIGSCPTRAISPDPANKSVKINAEKCMYCGNCFTVCPPISIKDPERDGVAILVGGKINSLRSNPKFSKLVIPYISNEPPRWPKAVAAIKHIVEVYAANARKHERVGEWIERIGWERFFSLTGIDFTFQCIDDFTFMRDTMRTSSTFKW
- a CDS encoding 1-acyl-sn-glycerol-3-phosphate acyltransferase, translating into MISAEQNSYRTDPDRPRSIFSRIFLSPRATFYFQAFWIIWKNSRKARKGLYTAEKWAESSFEIIHALENIGAVIEISGLENLRNFNGPAVFISNHMSTLETLVLPSIIQPLKPVTFVVKESLVRMPVFGPIMRSRDPILVGRTNAREDLRAVLEGGTTRLRNGQSIVVFPQSTRSSTFNPEEFNTLGIKLALKANVPVIPIALKTDAWGIGKRIKNFGPIDISKKIHVAFGERLTIQNRGTDEHLKVINFITEQLNVWNRE
- the cobA gene encoding uroporphyrinogen-III C-methyltransferase, whose protein sequence is MDLMQKKSGIVFLVGAGPGDVGLLTVKGLHCLQKAEVVIYDFHLNAQILNYINRKAELIYAGKRGGRHTMTQDEINRAIVEKADEGKIVCRLKGGDPFVFGRGGEEAQELVKAGIPFEVVPGVSSSVAAPAYAGIPLTHRLYSSSFAVIPGYEDTTKEESAINWEKLATGVGTLVFLMAVKNIDEMTKKLIEHGRSPETPVAVIRWGTRPDQKTIVSTLRDIAALVKEKDIKPPAVTVIGNVVNLRSELNWYETKPMFGQRILVTREHSGGFETLEELGAEVLEFATIEIVPPASWDDLDKSIDQVDTYDWLIFTSANGVKYFFSRLFEKGVDIRELKGLRICAIGTKTEAAVNQFGIRVNLVPDEFRAEGLIDAFIRQQGARGIKQGEKIPECHTPSATPLQGIRFLLPRAEIAREVFPEKVRELGGRIDVPVAYRAIKPDYHGKRLKRFLKEGRITVATFTSAATFSNFREIMGEDADELLRTVAIAAIGPVTAKAIEKTGLKVHIMPKVATVEAMVEEIQKWAVQKQ